The Rhizobium sp. BG4 genome has a window encoding:
- a CDS encoding type 1 glutamine amidotransferase domain-containing protein, which yields MTLEGKKIAILIAPRGTEEPEFKQPKDAVEAAGATVTVVGIEAGEAKTNNGDLDPGGSYPVDKAVNDVSASDFDGLVIPGGTVGADKLRADGDFVSFVQSFFEQGKPVGVICHGPWLLVQADVLKGRTVTSYSSIRKDIENAGATWVDQVVVTDQGLVTSRKPDDLPAFCAKIVEEFGEGRHPEQARSA from the coding sequence ATGACCCTAGAAGGGAAGAAGATCGCTATCCTCATTGCACCACGCGGCACCGAGGAACCCGAATTCAAGCAGCCCAAGGACGCAGTCGAAGCTGCGGGCGCGACTGTCACGGTCGTCGGGATCGAGGCCGGCGAGGCCAAGACCAACAACGGCGATCTTGATCCGGGCGGCAGCTACCCCGTGGATAAGGCGGTAAACGACGTGTCGGCTAGCGATTTCGACGGACTCGTGATTCCTGGCGGGACCGTCGGCGCCGACAAGCTGCGGGCGGACGGCGATTTCGTTTCGTTCGTGCAATCCTTTTTCGAGCAAGGCAAGCCGGTGGGTGTGATCTGCCACGGCCCCTGGCTCTTGGTGCAAGCGGACGTTCTGAAGGGGCGTACGGTCACGTCCTATTCGTCGATCCGGAAGGACATTGAGAACGCCGGCGCAACCTGGGTTGACCAGGTGGTCGTGACCGATCAAGGGCTGGTCACGAGCCGAAAGCCCGATGACCTGCCAGCATTCTGTGCAAAGATCGTCGAGGAGTTTGGCGAAGGCAGACATCCAGAACAGGCACGCAGCGCCTAA
- a CDS encoding SDR family oxidoreductase — protein MTIEERRTALVFGGARGIGAAAVRKLAEDGFAVAFTYVSRPDSASELASSIRGGGGNAVAIRADSADPEAIRAAVSKAVDELGKLDAVVLNAGVLRLNTVDAVTLEELDLMIDVNIRGVFLAIQAAVAQMKDGGRVITIGSNTAERTGFRGSSVYQFTKAAVAAMVKGLALDLAPRRITVNNVQPGPTNTDMNAGSIEFLADRSPLKRVADPAEIAELVSYLAGPGSAYMTGASLTIDGGWIL, from the coding sequence ATGACGATCGAAGAACGCAGAACCGCACTCGTCTTCGGAGGTGCGCGTGGAATTGGAGCAGCAGCCGTACGCAAGCTGGCCGAGGATGGCTTCGCCGTTGCCTTCACCTACGTGTCGCGACCCGACAGCGCATCGGAGCTTGCTTCCTCAATTCGAGGAGGAGGGGGAAATGCTGTCGCCATTCGGGCCGACAGCGCCGATCCCGAAGCGATCCGGGCGGCAGTGAGCAAGGCGGTGGACGAACTGGGCAAACTTGACGCCGTCGTCCTGAACGCCGGGGTCCTTCGCCTTAACACTGTCGATGCGGTCACACTCGAAGAACTGGACCTGATGATTGACGTCAATATCCGGGGCGTTTTCCTCGCAATACAGGCCGCGGTCGCACAGATGAAGGATGGTGGTCGGGTCATCACCATCGGTTCCAATACGGCTGAACGAACCGGATTTCGGGGAAGCAGCGTGTACCAGTTCACGAAGGCGGCAGTCGCGGCCATGGTCAAAGGGCTCGCGCTCGACCTGGCGCCCAGGCGCATCACGGTCAACAACGTCCAGCCCGGTCCGACGAATACCGATATGAATGCCGGGTCGATCGAGTTCCTTGCGGATCGGAGCCCGTTGAAGCGCGTCGCCGATCCGGCGGAAATCGCCGAACTCGTGTCGTACCTTGCCGGCCCTGGTTCTGCCTATATGACCGGCGCAAGCCTTACAATTGATGGAGGATGGATCCTTTGA
- a CDS encoding TetR/AcrR family transcriptional regulator, giving the protein MARPREFDRDAALEAALRVFWAKGFAATSTDDLRAAMGIGRQSLYGAFGDKRTLYLEALDAYQRRTTSGHLRRLSEGDPLEGIENLLSGLVAEDDQERVLGCMGVGSVGEFGVTDPELNARRKVSSERLYRGIAQRIGEGQEQGKIDGSLNPAEAASFVLMTMTGLQLAARGGASSAELKAMARFATRRLEN; this is encoded by the coding sequence ATGGCAAGACCAAGAGAGTTCGACCGCGACGCGGCGTTGGAAGCGGCTTTAAGGGTGTTTTGGGCGAAAGGTTTCGCCGCGACATCCACGGACGATCTGCGCGCAGCGATGGGCATAGGTCGACAGAGCCTTTATGGCGCATTTGGCGACAAGCGGACCCTGTACCTTGAAGCACTTGATGCATACCAGCGTCGGACAACGTCTGGTCATCTCAGACGCCTATCCGAGGGCGATCCGCTCGAAGGTATCGAAAACCTGCTTTCAGGTCTCGTCGCCGAAGATGACCAGGAGCGGGTGCTGGGATGCATGGGCGTCGGATCGGTCGGCGAGTTCGGGGTGACGGACCCGGAACTCAATGCCCGCAGGAAGGTATCCAGCGAACGTCTCTACAGGGGCATTGCCCAAAGGATTGGCGAAGGGCAGGAGCAGGGGAAGATCGATGGAAGCCTCAACCCGGCGGAGGCGGCCTCGTTCGTACTGATGACAATGACCGGCCTCCAGCTGGCGGCACGCGGCGGCGCATCCAGCGCAGAACTGAAGGCAATGGCTCGCTTCGCGACGCGACGCCTCGAAAACTAA
- a CDS encoding dienelactone hydrolase family protein, translating into MSSLDHLVIFLHGIGASGAQLMPLASSWRAVLPNTRFAAPDAPMHHWRGHQWFSTEGNPLDPAKIMAAREAFDGLIDDVVQREGFADAHGRVAFVGVSQGAIVALDAVGSGRWQVGAVVSFAGLLPPQKISLVSRQTPILMVHGQADTTIPYAASTLAAAQFRAAGFDVELDVEPGVGHTISSAGAAKALSFLRKSLV; encoded by the coding sequence ATGTCATCCCTCGACCACCTCGTCATCTTCCTGCACGGCATCGGCGCATCCGGCGCTCAGCTCATGCCGCTGGCCTCCTCCTGGCGCGCCGTTTTACCGAACACCCGGTTCGCTGCCCCGGACGCCCCCATGCATCACTGGCGCGGCCACCAGTGGTTCTCGACGGAAGGCAATCCGCTTGATCCAGCCAAGATCATGGCCGCGCGCGAAGCATTCGACGGACTGATCGACGACGTCGTCCAGCGCGAAGGTTTCGCAGACGCGCACGGCAGGGTCGCCTTCGTCGGCGTCTCGCAGGGTGCCATCGTCGCTCTCGATGCGGTCGGCTCCGGCCGCTGGCAGGTCGGCGCAGTCGTTTCCTTCGCTGGCCTCCTTCCGCCCCAGAAGATATCGTTAGTCAGCCGGCAGACGCCGATCCTCATGGTGCACGGGCAGGCCGACACGACCATCCCATACGCTGCGTCGACGCTTGCGGCGGCACAATTCCGAGCGGCTGGTTTCGACGTCGAGCTCGATGTTGAGCCGGGCGTCGGACATACGATTTCGAGCGCCGGCGCCGCGAAGGCACTATCCTTTCTGCGGAAGTCTCTCGTGTAG